The following proteins come from a genomic window of Denitromonas sp.:
- a CDS encoding type IV pili methyl-accepting chemotaxis transducer N-terminal domain-containing protein — protein MIRRRELIKAALGGVGVLTLSQAIAAPVAVPAAAEPVMSIAQAINKAGRQRMLSQRCAKAWLMQALAVTPDAAAELLQSSMRLFDTQMQELSRLQPTAEVQTALVQLAADWQSYRAALLVPPSPDSAAQLYARNEAVLSAAHAATLAYERSSGTQVGRLINVAGRQRMLSQRMAKFVFFARYGVEAKASAEALAVAQEEFVKALDLLKAAPQNTAQINNELALADQQWFFFQNALGEGDSPKTLKTVATTSERILEQLNLVVGLYEKLATAA, from the coding sequence ATGATCCGCAGACGAGAACTGATCAAGGCCGCCCTGGGCGGCGTCGGGGTGTTGACGCTGTCGCAGGCAATCGCGGCGCCCGTCGCCGTGCCCGCGGCCGCTGAGCCCGTCATGAGCATTGCGCAGGCCATCAACAAGGCGGGGCGACAGCGCATGCTCTCGCAACGCTGTGCCAAGGCCTGGCTGATGCAGGCGCTGGCGGTGACGCCCGATGCGGCGGCCGAGCTGCTGCAATCCTCGATGCGCCTGTTCGATACCCAGATGCAGGAGCTGTCGCGTCTCCAGCCCACGGCCGAGGTGCAAACGGCGCTGGTGCAACTGGCCGCCGACTGGCAAAGCTATCGCGCAGCCTTGCTGGTGCCGCCGTCGCCCGACAGCGCCGCCCAGCTGTATGCCCGCAACGAAGCCGTACTCAGCGCCGCGCATGCCGCAACCCTGGCCTACGAGCGCTCGTCCGGCACTCAGGTGGGGCGCCTGATCAACGTCGCCGGCCGGCAGCGGATGCTCTCCCAGCGCATGGCGAAGTTCGTGTTCTTTGCCCGCTACGGGGTCGAGGCGAAAGCCTCGGCCGAGGCGCTCGCGGTGGCGCAGGAGGAGTTCGTCAAGGCGCTGGATCTGCTCAAGGCCGCGCCGCAGAATACCGCCCAGATCAACAACGAACTGGCGCTGGCCGACCAGCAGTGGTTCTTCTTCCAGAACGCCCTGGGCGAGGGGGACTCCCCCAAGACCCTGAAGACCGTCGCGACGACCAGCGAGCGCATCCTCGAGCAGCTCAACCTGGTCGTGGGGCTGTACGAAAAGCTGGCAACGGCGGCCTAG
- a CDS encoding Lrp/AsnC family transcriptional regulator: protein MLERFVRRILAELQRDARQSVQELSARVGLSSTPCWRRLKEIEKAGLIRRHTVLLDREAIGLKECLLAHVTLARHVGTAVDEFERAVLAHPEVIECYSTTGDADYILKVVVPDMKAYDHFLHKQIFAIAGVANVRTAVVLREVKYDTVLPIDTESP from the coding sequence GTGCTTGAGCGATTTGTGCGCCGCATCCTGGCCGAGTTGCAGCGTGATGCACGCCAGTCGGTGCAGGAGCTCTCCGCGCGGGTGGGCTTGTCGTCGACGCCCTGCTGGCGGCGGCTGAAGGAGATCGAGAAGGCGGGGCTGATCCGCCGCCACACCGTGCTGCTCGACCGTGAGGCGATCGGGCTGAAGGAGTGCCTGCTCGCGCATGTGACACTGGCGCGCCATGTAGGCACGGCGGTCGATGAGTTCGAGCGGGCGGTGCTGGCGCATCCGGAGGTGATCGAGTGCTATTCGACCACTGGCGACGCGGACTACATCCTGAAGGTGGTGGTGCCCGACATGAAGGCTTACGACCATTTCCTGCACAAGCAGATTTTCGCCATTGCGGGTGTGGCCAATGTGCGCACGGCCGTGGTGCTGCGTGAG
- a CDS encoding PA0069 family radical SAM protein, producing the protein MTAPPPKGRGTGQAPDSRFLDWQREAADDGWPADPPDAPPRTQLQIDTARTVITTNRSPDVPFDRSINPYRGCEHGCVYCFARPSHAWLGLSPGIDFETRLAWKPDAADLLRKELAAPGYRCAPIALGVNTDAYQPVERRLGITREILKVLAECRHPVQIITKSALIERDLDILGTMARDGLVQVMVSVTTLTAELARSLEPRAAAPHRRLQTIQALAEAGVPVGVLFAPLIPALNDAEMDAVLAEAVARGATTAGYVLVRLPLEVAPLFERWLTDHAPGRAAHVMSLIRQLRGGRANDPRFGHRMRGAGPFAELYRQRFALACKRLGIAPRHLALDSTRFVAPGSDIQGRLF; encoded by the coding sequence ATGACCGCCCCACCCCCCAAAGGCCGCGGCACCGGCCAGGCGCCGGACAGCCGCTTCCTCGACTGGCAGCGCGAAGCGGCCGACGACGGCTGGCCGGCCGACCCGCCGGACGCACCGCCACGTACGCAATTGCAGATCGACACGGCGCGCACGGTGATCACCACCAACCGGTCGCCGGACGTGCCCTTCGACCGCTCGATCAATCCCTACCGGGGTTGCGAGCACGGCTGCGTGTATTGCTTTGCGCGGCCGAGTCACGCCTGGCTGGGCCTGTCACCCGGCATCGACTTCGAAACCCGGCTGGCCTGGAAACCGGACGCCGCCGATCTGCTGCGCAAGGAGCTGGCCGCCCCCGGCTACCGCTGCGCCCCCATCGCGCTCGGCGTCAATACCGACGCCTACCAGCCGGTCGAACGCCGCCTCGGCATCACCCGCGAGATCCTCAAGGTACTGGCCGAGTGTCGTCATCCGGTACAGATCATCACCAAGTCCGCGCTGATCGAGCGCGACCTGGACATCCTCGGCACCATGGCACGCGATGGCCTGGTGCAGGTGATGGTGTCGGTCACCACGCTGACGGCCGAACTCGCCCGCAGCCTCGAGCCGCGCGCAGCGGCACCACACCGGCGGCTGCAGACGATACAGGCCCTCGCCGAGGCCGGCGTGCCGGTCGGCGTGCTGTTTGCGCCGCTGATTCCGGCGCTCAACGATGCAGAAATGGATGCGGTGCTCGCCGAGGCGGTCGCCCGCGGCGCGACCACGGCCGGCTACGTGCTGGTGCGCCTGCCGCTGGAGGTGGCGCCGCTGTTCGAGCGCTGGCTGACCGACCACGCGCCCGGACGGGCGGCGCATGTGATGAGCCTGATCCGGCAGCTGCGCGGCGGCCGCGCGAACGATCCGCGCTTCGGCCATCGCATGCGCGGCGCCGGGCCGTTCGCCGAGCTCTACCGCCAGCGCTTTGCGCTGGCCTGCAAGCGGCTGGGCATCGCGCCACGCCATTTGGCGCTCGATAGCACGCGCTTTGTCGCGCCCGGCTCGGACATTCAGGGGCGGCTGTTCTAG
- a CDS encoding PAS-domain containing protein codes for MTDLTHAVAQLSARALIDSDARHWAEIDMLIDHLPVGVALVDAEQNVRIFNRKARQMLDFPDSFFAGRTPSLRELFLFNARRGEYGAGDPEQLADALVERSSKREPHQLERDRPDGSVLDIRGEPLPGGGFVTIWTDITARKRAERDAEARARQLDLVMDNVPGKLSFFDANLRCVYSNRRELVFGAIHAGDAGKTLHELVGDPVYGEIEGYFRQALNGQPSAYQRPFRRPDGSSGYLQVITTPHRAPDGEVIGLFSLGQDVTDIMRAEAELKARNTELEAANQALATTHQQLVQTEKLASIGQLAAGVAHEINNPVGFVSANLSTLGTYVGNLLALADACEPSLREAVPADSPALCAFKAAQAAADLDFLREDIVALLEESREGLDRVRRIVQDLRDFSRAGGNDQWQCASLEAGLDATLNIALTDMKHRVTVCKDYGGIGPIECLPSQLNQVFLNLIVNAGHAIADTGTITLRTGQTVDRVWVEVSDSGCGIPAEHLGRLFDPFFTTKPVGQGTGLGLALSYGIVEKHGGQITVHSTVGEGTTFRVSLPRVRPPG; via the coding sequence ATGACGGATCTGACTCACGCAGTGGCGCAGCTGTCGGCACGCGCGCTGATCGACAGCGACGCGAGGCATTGGGCCGAGATCGACATGCTGATCGACCATCTGCCGGTCGGTGTGGCGCTGGTCGATGCCGAGCAGAACGTGCGGATCTTCAACCGCAAGGCCCGCCAGATGCTGGACTTCCCCGACAGTTTTTTTGCCGGCCGCACCCCCAGCCTGCGTGAGCTGTTTCTCTTCAATGCCCGGCGCGGCGAGTATGGCGCGGGCGACCCCGAGCAGCTGGCCGACGCGCTGGTCGAACGCAGCAGCAAGCGCGAACCGCACCAGCTCGAGCGGGACCGGCCCGACGGCTCGGTGCTGGACATCCGTGGCGAGCCCCTGCCGGGGGGCGGCTTCGTGACCATCTGGACCGACATCACCGCGCGCAAGCGCGCCGAGCGCGACGCCGAGGCGCGGGCCCGGCAGCTGGATCTGGTGATGGACAACGTGCCGGGCAAGCTCTCGTTCTTCGACGCGAACCTGCGCTGCGTCTACAGCAACAGGCGCGAGCTGGTGTTCGGTGCCATCCACGCCGGGGACGCGGGCAAGACCCTGCACGAACTGGTCGGCGACCCGGTGTATGGCGAAATCGAGGGCTATTTTCGCCAGGCGCTCAATGGCCAGCCGAGCGCGTATCAACGGCCCTTCCGGCGGCCGGACGGCAGCTCGGGCTATCTGCAGGTCATTACGACGCCGCATCGGGCGCCTGACGGCGAGGTCATCGGCTTGTTCTCGCTCGGTCAGGACGTCACCGACATCATGCGCGCAGAGGCGGAACTGAAGGCGCGCAACACCGAACTCGAAGCGGCCAACCAGGCCCTGGCCACCACCCACCAGCAGCTGGTGCAGACCGAAAAACTCGCCTCCATCGGCCAACTGGCGGCTGGGGTGGCGCACGAGATCAACAACCCGGTCGGCTTTGTCAGCGCCAACCTGTCCACGCTCGGCACCTATGTGGGCAACCTGCTGGCCCTGGCCGATGCCTGCGAGCCCAGCTTGCGCGAGGCGGTGCCCGCCGACAGCCCGGCCCTGTGCGCGTTCAAGGCGGCACAGGCTGCGGCGGACCTCGACTTTCTGCGCGAGGACATCGTGGCCTTGCTCGAGGAGTCGCGCGAGGGGCTCGACCGGGTGCGTCGCATCGTCCAGGATCTGCGCGATTTTTCGCGCGCCGGGGGCAACGACCAGTGGCAGTGCGCCTCGCTTGAAGCGGGTCTGGATGCGACGTTGAACATTGCGCTCACCGACATGAAGCACCGGGTCACCGTGTGCAAGGACTACGGCGGCATTGGCCCCATCGAATGCCTGCCCTCGCAGCTCAACCAGGTCTTCCTCAACCTCATCGTCAACGCCGGCCATGCCATTGCCGACACCGGCACCATCACGTTGCGTACCGGGCAGACGGTCGACCGCGTGTGGGTGGAGGTGAGCGATTCGGGCTGCGGCATTCCGGCCGAACATCTCGGCCGCCTGTTCGACCCCTTCTTCACCACCAAGCCGGTTGGCCAGGGCACCGGCCTGGGCCTGGCCCTGTCCTACGGCATCGTCGAGAAGCACGGCGGGCAGATCACGGTGCACAGCACCGTGGGCGAGGGGACGACCTTCCGCGTGTCGCTGCCGCGGGTGCGCCCACCGGGCTGA
- a CDS encoding indolepyruvate ferredoxin oxidoreductase family protein, which yields MRHPEPRVSVPAAALACQAEPDAALARPDYTLSDAFEAEHGVVFLTGIQALVRLPLMQARLDRERGLNTAGFISGYRGSPLGGYDIALGKAQKQLDAAGIAFQPAINEELGGTAVLGSQQVETDDQRTVDGVFAIWYGKGPGVDRAGDALKHGNAYGASPHGGVLAVLGDDHGCVSSSMPHQSDLTLKAWSMPVIHPGNVAEYLEFGLYGWALSRFSGNWVGFKAISEVVESGMTVDLDAVRHDFPPPADYTPPAGGLHYRWPDLPSLALEARLADKLDAVRAFARVNSIDRWIRATPDATLGIVTVGKAHFDFLEVLRRLELTLDDLAEAGIRLYKVGLVFPLEPTRIDTLVEGLDEVLVIEEKAPVVEEQIQTLLFNRPGARTRVIGKHDADGGPLLSALGELRPSRIMPAFARWLATHRPALDRLSHVCDFTAPAVLSNAGDAVRRLPYFCSGCPHNSSTKVPEGSVAQAGIGCHFMASWMDRQTTGLIQMGGEGADWSAHARFTRRAHVFQNLGDGTYFHSGSLAIRQAIAAHANITYKILYNDAVAMTGGQAHDGVISVERIARQVEAEGVKRLAVVSDEPEKYDGAGALFPPGTTFHHRSEMDAVQRTLRDIEGVTALIYDQTCAAEKRRRRKKNAYPDPDRRIFINPEVCEGCGDCGTQSNCLSVIPLETPLGRKRQIEQSSCNKDFSCVQGFCPSFVSVAGATLRKRVGKLDAATLDHLIHDLPTPHTHLDDAPYDLLITGVGGTGVVTVGALVSMAAHLDGLASSQLDFMGFAQKGGAVLAFIRWAKTPDLLNQVRIDTQQADLLLACDLVVGASAEALQTVRHGRTRIIASEHQNPTDRFVRDPDAQLHADALLDKLRFAAGDEAMESVDAYDLALRLLGDSIGANILLLGYAWQRGRVPVSLAAIERAIALNGVAVDSNRMAFHLGRLAAEKPEAVLALAEEPAHKTLTLDALIAHRVAHLTAYQDAAYADRYTALVERVRRAEAALVGADAPLRLTEAVAFGYAKLLAYKDEYEVARLYTDGRFMEALRDTFDGDLKLTFHMAPPLLARVDAAGRLIKRDFGPWLMRAMAWLARGKRLRGSRLDPFGRTAERRMERALARSYPALIDALLNRLTVANLDKVIALADLPRQLRGFGHVKHASLQAVARTEAPLVKALSVTPIFANALGLLPQPMAPRSFRGIPVVSGK from the coding sequence ATGCGCCACCCCGAACCCCGGGTGAGCGTGCCGGCTGCCGCGCTCGCCTGCCAGGCCGAGCCGGACGCAGCGCTGGCGCGCCCCGACTACACCCTGAGCGACGCCTTCGAGGCCGAGCACGGCGTCGTCTTCCTGACCGGCATCCAAGCGCTGGTGCGCCTGCCCTTGATGCAGGCCCGGCTCGACCGCGAGCGCGGCCTCAACACCGCCGGCTTCATCAGCGGCTACCGCGGCTCACCGCTGGGCGGCTACGACATCGCGCTGGGCAAGGCGCAAAAGCAGCTCGACGCGGCGGGCATCGCCTTCCAGCCGGCCATCAATGAAGAGCTCGGCGGCACCGCGGTGCTCGGCAGCCAGCAGGTCGAAACGGATGATCAGCGCACCGTCGATGGCGTGTTCGCCATCTGGTACGGCAAGGGCCCCGGCGTCGACCGCGCGGGCGACGCGCTCAAGCATGGCAACGCCTATGGCGCCTCGCCCCACGGCGGCGTGCTGGCCGTGCTGGGCGACGACCACGGCTGTGTGTCTTCGTCGATGCCGCACCAGAGCGACCTCACGCTCAAGGCCTGGAGCATGCCGGTGATCCACCCCGGCAACGTCGCCGAGTATCTGGAATTCGGCCTCTACGGCTGGGCGCTGTCGCGCTTCTCCGGCAACTGGGTGGGCTTCAAGGCCATTTCGGAAGTGGTCGAGAGCGGCATGACGGTCGACCTCGACGCCGTGCGCCACGACTTCCCGCCGCCGGCCGACTACACCCCGCCCGCCGGCGGCCTGCACTACCGCTGGCCCGATCTGCCCAGCCTGGCGCTCGAAGCGCGCCTGGCCGACAAGCTCGACGCGGTGCGCGCCTTCGCCCGCGTCAACAGCATCGACCGCTGGATCCGCGCCACGCCAGACGCCACGCTCGGTATCGTCACCGTCGGCAAGGCGCACTTCGACTTCCTCGAAGTGCTGCGCCGGCTCGAACTCACGCTCGACGATCTGGCCGAAGCCGGCATCCGCCTCTACAAGGTCGGCCTGGTCTTCCCGCTCGAACCGACGCGCATCGACACGCTGGTCGAGGGCCTGGACGAGGTGCTGGTCATCGAAGAAAAAGCGCCGGTGGTCGAAGAACAGATCCAGACCCTGCTCTTCAACCGGCCCGGCGCCCGTACGCGCGTGATCGGCAAGCACGACGCCGACGGCGGGCCGCTGCTCTCGGCGCTCGGCGAATTGCGCCCCTCGCGCATCATGCCGGCCTTTGCCCGCTGGCTGGCCACGCACCGCCCGGCGCTCGACCGCCTCAGCCATGTGTGCGACTTCACCGCCCCCGCGGTGCTGTCCAACGCCGGCGACGCCGTGCGCCGCCTGCCCTATTTCTGCTCCGGCTGCCCGCACAACAGCTCCACCAAGGTGCCCGAAGGCTCGGTCGCGCAGGCCGGTATCGGCTGCCACTTCATGGCCTCGTGGATGGATCGCCAGACCACCGGCCTGATCCAGATGGGCGGCGAAGGTGCCGACTGGTCGGCCCACGCCCGCTTCACCCGCCGAGCGCACGTGTTCCAGAACCTCGGCGACGGCACCTACTTCCACTCCGGCAGTCTGGCCATCCGCCAGGCGATTGCCGCGCACGCCAACATCACCTACAAGATTCTCTACAACGACGCGGTCGCCATGACCGGTGGCCAGGCGCACGACGGCGTGATCAGCGTCGAGCGCATCGCCCGTCAGGTCGAGGCCGAAGGCGTCAAGCGCCTCGCCGTGGTCAGTGACGAGCCGGAGAAATACGACGGTGCCGGCGCGCTGTTTCCGCCGGGCACCACCTTCCACCACCGCAGCGAAATGGACGCCGTGCAGCGCACGCTGCGCGACATCGAAGGCGTCACCGCGCTGATCTACGACCAGACCTGCGCCGCCGAGAAGCGCCGCCGACGCAAGAAAAACGCCTACCCCGACCCCGACCGCCGCATCTTCATCAACCCCGAAGTGTGCGAGGGCTGCGGCGACTGCGGCACGCAGTCCAACTGCCTGTCGGTGATCCCGCTGGAGACGCCGCTCGGGCGCAAGCGCCAGATCGAGCAATCGTCCTGCAACAAGGACTTTTCCTGTGTGCAGGGCTTCTGCCCCAGCTTCGTGTCGGTGGCCGGTGCCACGCTCAGGAAGCGCGTCGGCAAGCTCGACGCGGCCACCCTCGACCACCTCATCCACGACCTGCCTACCCCGCACACCCATCTGGACGACGCGCCCTACGACCTGCTGATCACCGGCGTCGGCGGCACCGGCGTGGTCACCGTCGGCGCGCTGGTGTCGATGGCCGCCCACCTCGACGGCCTGGCCAGCTCACAGCTCGACTTCATGGGCTTTGCGCAAAAAGGCGGCGCGGTGCTGGCCTTCATCCGCTGGGCCAAGACGCCCGACCTGCTCAACCAGGTGCGCATCGACACCCAGCAGGCCGACCTGCTGCTGGCCTGCGACCTGGTGGTGGGCGCCTCGGCCGAGGCGCTGCAGACCGTGCGCCACGGCCGCACCCGCATCATCGCCAGCGAGCACCAGAACCCCACCGACCGCTTCGTGCGCGACCCGGACGCCCAGCTGCATGCCGACGCCCTGCTCGACAAGCTGCGCTTCGCCGCCGGCGACGAGGCGATGGAATCGGTGGATGCCTACGACCTCGCCCTGCGCCTACTCGGCGACTCGATCGGCGCCAACATCCTGCTGCTCGGCTATGCCTGGCAGCGCGGTCGCGTGCCGGTGTCGCTGGCCGCCATCGAGCGCGCCATTGCGCTCAATGGCGTGGCCGTCGACAGCAATCGCATGGCCTTCCACCTCGGCCGGCTGGCGGCCGAGAAGCCCGAGGCGGTGCTCGCCCTGGCCGAAGAGCCCGCCCACAAAACGCTGACGCTGGACGCCCTGATCGCCCATCGCGTCGCGCATCTCACCGCGTATCAGGATGCGGCCTACGCCGATCGCTACACAGCGCTGGTCGAGCGTGTGCGCAGGGCTGAAGCCGCGCTGGTCGGTGCCGATGCGCCCTTGCGCCTGACCGAGGCGGTGGCCTTCGGCTACGCCAAGCTGCTGGCCTACAAGGACGAGTACGAGGTGGCGCGCCTGTACACCGACGGCCGCTTCATGGAGGCATTGCGCGACACTTTCGACGGCGATCTCAAGCTCACCTTCCACATGGCGCCGCCGCTACTGGCCAGGGTGGATGCTGCCGGCCGCCTGATCAAGCGCGACTTCGGCCCCTGGCTGATGCGCGCGATGGCATGGCTGGCCCGCGGAAAGCGCCTGCGCGGCAGCCGGCTCGACCCCTTTGGCCGCACTGCCGAGCGGCGCATGGAGCGCGCGCTGGCCCGCAGTTACCCGGCGCTGATCGACGCACTGCTCAATCGATTGACCGTGGCGAACCTCGACAAGGTCATCGCCCTGGCCGACCTGCCCCGCCAGCTGCGCGGCTTCGGCCATGTCAAACACGCCAGCCTGCAGGCGGTCGCCCGCACCGAAGCGCCGCTGGTCAAGGCCCTGAGCGTGACGCCGATATTCGCCAACGCACTCGGCCTGCTGCCGCAACCGATGGCGCCCCGGTCATTCAGGGGTATCCCGGTGGTGTCCGGAAAATGA